Genomic DNA from Penaeus monodon isolate SGIC_2016 chromosome 4, NSTDA_Pmon_1, whole genome shotgun sequence:
ctgttggtagttcaagccaggtctatgcggattgctactgacgtctccctctcctattttcttcatctttgtgaaataaaacacaaaacaaaaaaaaaggtgaaaattaaaaatgaacattGAAAAGtacaaacttaaataaataattgGCTAGtagtacttaacaccccctcttctctgttgcctttctttttgtcttactaTCTGgtccttatgtgtatgatctggttccccgactatatatagcaatCGGACCgatgataaccgacacggcaccgaaggaggaccctgctgcagaaagtcaccttaggatgctgtgggaaggacatcaccagaagatcgccataggcctgcggaccaggatgtttgtcagagcaggtgttaagccatcccataatgtggacgggcgctgcctgccgagacacctatagatccagcgaaggaccaggaactcaccagcgcaggtaccaatCGCCCCAGGACGACCGCAGATCCAGTGAACTCAaggagctcgtcagtgcaggtatcagccggccTGAGATACCCCCTGCTGGGATGCCCGTAGttccagatgaagattatgaggacttGAGGatgagcatgccgccgagaaagacttggacgagatctgtgaggatgtgtggacgaggacaccgcagagttaggcctggacgaggactacgggGAAGTCTACActaatccgaagtcaaggaggacctgtgcgactcTCAAGGACGTGTGGATATCGAGGACGAACAGATTACACTAAGGACTaagaagaagaggacaacagggacgagcaaccacaaagatgcaccaggaaAATGCACGcgagaatgagatgaccagccaagttaggtcacccttgaagcaaATCTAAAACGCCTCGAGGCGAGGCGcaagtaggtggctgagcaatatggcatatacataagctgtaccaatagaccatgtggctgtttaccacatcgctccaagtccaatttagaaccatcaactcagtgagggcgtagatgacgattatatctgacctcgcctgactcAACAGTTCATGTCCAGctcccgacgtggtaaggttggcctagcctTCACCTCAGGCAGGTCGACCTGACACGTGGTGCCACATTcacgctttacccatagacatcgtctcgtgtgttccctcagtgttgtactcttcatcagtAAAGAGTCAGCCgttataccaatatcactacccctgctaaaccattgtaatagggttctgagcccgttataaagagaaagggggggagggggaaggagagagagaaagagagagagaggggggggtggatggagagaggggaagagggagggggagagagaaagggaaggggagagagagagggaaggagagagggagggagagagagagagagagaaggggggaaggagagggagagggaagcgagggaggaaatgagagagagcgagagagatggaacaaggagagagagagagatggaacgagggagagtgagagagatgaagagagggagagaaagagaggaagagagagggagagggggagagagaggaagagggaggggggaggagagagaaaaagagtggggggggagaggaggtgagggggggggagggggagagagtaaaggggggaggggaggaagagagagagtgagagagaaggggggagaggagagagagtgaggagagagaagagtaaaggggtagagagagagaggagagaggagggagagagagagagaaaggggtgagggagagagagagagagaaaggagggagagagggggagagaaagaggagggaggaaaagaagagagagagagagagagagagagaaagatgagggagagagagaaaagagagagaggagggagagggaggggagagagagtgagggagagagagaaaagagtgagggggagagaagagaaaaagtgagggagagagagagagaaagagtgaggagagagagagagaaagaggaggaagaggaggagagagagagagagaagaagcaagaggaggagagagagggagagagagagagaaagagtgagggaggagagagagtgagggaggggagaaaaagaggggggagaggagggaggagagagaagaggagtgagggaggggagagagaagggaggggagaggggaaaaagggagggagagagagagagagagtgaggaggagagagagaggggagagagaaagagtgggggagaggagagagagagagagagaaagaggagggagagagaggagggaggggggagggagaggagggagagaagagagagggagggagagagagaggggggagagagaggagtgagggagagagagagagagagatgagggggggagagagagagagagagaaaggaaggtagagtagagagaggggtgaggggggagggagagaggggaggaggggggagagagagagtgggggaaggagaagaagagagtgagggaggagagagagagtgagggaggagagagagagagagagagaggaggagaagagagagagaaagaggggagggaggagagagaggagtgaggagaggagagggagagagagagagtgaagggagggaggagagaggtgaggggggagagagagagaggaggagggaggagagagagagagagagggagggagagagagagagagggagggagagagagagtgaggagggagagagagaggggagagggagggagggagggagagagagagaggagggaggagagagagagggagagaggagaggagggagggagaggagagacagagagaggaggcgggagagagagagagagtggggaagagagagagagagagtgagggagggagagagagagagagtgagggagggagagagagagagtgagggagggaggagagagagagagtgagggagggagagagagagaggagggagggagggaagagaggagagaggggggagggaggagagagagaggggaaaggtgagggaggggagagagtgaggaggagagagagagagtgaggggagggaggaggaggagagaggaggagaggaagagagagggagaggaggggagagaagagggaggggaagaaaaggggaggagaggagagagagaggggagaggagagaagaggggagagagagaggaggaagaaaagagaagagaggaggagaagagaagagagagaggagagaagagaagagagaggagagaagagaagagagagaggaggagaagagaagagagagaggagagaagagaagagagagaggagaggagagagaagagagaagagagaagagagaggagagaggagagaggagagaggagaggagaggagaggagaggagaagagaagagaagaggagagagagaaaaagaaagaaagaaaaagaaaaaaggggagcagAGAAAATTGGGAATAgagaggagaatgatgatgagatacaAAGTAAAAGAGAAGTTACAGAAGTGACAcgagaatagaatagaagaaaagagaggaggaaaaaagagaaaaactaataaaatagacATTGGATAAAAGACAAGGAATGTTAAGTAttcagagtaaagaaaaaaaaaaaaatatgatggataAATAAAATCAGCGCACTGTAATCCTGGGTGgagtccttttcctttttccgcgACTACATCAAttctatatgattttatatgtacacaagtGTTTATGCCAGATCAGATATGCTCAAGGGTTTAAATACATTATTACAAGCCTTAAACAACAGTATCATTAACCTATACTTTAATTTGTATACCAAGTTTGTTTAATGTGTTGACCAAATACAGTTTTTAATTTAGATAATAACTTGTTTCATTTCTGCATAGCtcagtggttttgttttttacatctGAAACCAGAAAATTTCATAAGATCTGAGTTTTCATGACTGCAATTAATTCCCATGACTTTTTGTAGCACTGGGTTATGGAAACCCCTTAGGAAATTTAATAAATACCTTTAACATTAGAATTTCTAGCAAAATTTAGTTTATTTAATCAACCATTTGCAAGTCCAGCAAATGTGGTCTGATTTTTTTCCGACAAATTTTGCATTATTGCTTGTTCATAATATAACTTTAAATGCAGAATACCTCCATAACATTTTGTTGGAGTTTATACATAAACATCAAGGTTAAGAAACCATTTCCAactgtaattataaaaaatataattattgagCCACTTGACAATATGAAGCATGACAAACACTAAGCACTTTCGTACATTTCTGTTCTGGGGAATGTTTGATCATGCTCTAAGCACTTGAGAATATTCTCAACTAGAAAGAGTACAGAGGTATATACTTATCAGAAAGCAAGATTTTAATTCAAGGCTTTGCAAACACTACAACAGATTGTTTCAGAAATTGtgaagaaaggatagaaagaagggaTGCACTTATCTCAAATCACCCAGTTCACTGACCAAAAATAAAACGGGCATAGCAAATGAAAAACCAAATACTTATCTTACTTTAATTTCTTAATGTTACAAGGCTCGATACAAATCCTGCGTAATCGACCAGTCACTTGACTGAAATtagcattttcttttcatttaatacaagaaaaaacaggGTGGAGAGATACAAGTCCTTTTATGCATTATCAAAGAGATAatcttttatatacacaaaataacgaTGAAGTATCAAACAGAACGGCTAGAACAAGAGACAAGTCACTGCCAAGACAAAACAGGGATCCTAAGGTCTAGCTTGTCTTTGGGcagcacagagagagacagagaaagagagagagagagagagagaggaccattATATAATGGagaggattttttatttatttttttctctcggagAGTTCATGGGCCACTGCAGCCAGGACAACAACCGGAATCTGTGAACACTACTCCTGTGGCGCAGTCTACTGGCCGAGATGCATCATCAGTCTATTCTGACTTCTccgtcttttcttcctctttatcttcttttacagGTTCCTCTTCATCGTCTTTGACCTCCTTGATCTtagcctcttccttttcctcctcattctctgttACTGCAGGCTTCTTTTCAgctagaaaagaaaagtaaaacctCAGAAATAATGAAATAGCTGGCAAATGCAAATATAATTGAGAATAATGAGCTTAGGGTCAAGACATGTATCCTTATTTTGCAAACATTCTTCAAATCTGTTAAAAATACTAatggatagagaaaaataataaaacactagTTAGTTCAAACCctgtaaaaaaaatctacattaagATTAGTATTGGTATTCTCTAAAAGTAAAAATGCATGCCATCAATACGAGATACAATCACACTCTTGAACATCAAACTGTTCAGtctaaaaattattatagaataaCACAGTAACAGATTAAATCTTCAATGTTAGATTCCATTGGTGGTGCTCCTGAAAAATTAGGGAGAAAATCCATGCAGTTCACACACTGTTGCATAAATTGTTAAATCCACTACGTAGTTTTCTTCTAGGGATCAAACCCACACAGCATTTGCAGTTAGGTCTCACAGATACGACGTACCCTACTTCCCCTTGCCCTTCTGTTTCTTGGCCGGTTTACTTGGCTGACCACCAGGGGCAGGTGCTTGagtaggggcaggggcaggggcagcagGGGTAGGTGCTTGGGCTGGGACTGGGGCTGGAGCAGCAGGGGCAGGTGCTGGAGCTGGTGCCTGGGCAGGGGCAGGAACCTTTGcaggtgctggtgctggtgcttgagtaggggcaggggcaggggctggTGCTGGTGCTTGagtaggggcaggggcaggggctggTGCCTGGGGGGGCGACCTTTGCTGGGCTGGGGCTGGTGCTTGAGCAGGGGCAGGGGCTGGGGCTGGGGCCTTAGCTGGTGCCTGGGCAGTAGGAGCAGGGGCAGGTGCTTGGGCTGGAGCAGAAACAGGTGCTTGGGCTGGAGCAGAAACAGGGGCAGCTTCTTTCTTTGGTTCCTCCTTTGCTGGGGCAGGGGGGGGCTTCCTTCTTGGGTTCCTCCTTTGCTGGGGCAGGGGCTTCTTTCTTGGGTTCCTCCTTTGCTGGGGCTGGGGCAGGGGCTGGGGCTTCCTTCTTAGGTTCCTCCTTTGCTGGGGCAGGGGCTTCTTTCTTTGCTGGGGCAGGGGCTTCCTTCTTAGGTTCCTTCTTTGCTGGGGCAGGGGTTTCCTTCTTAGGTTCCTCCTTTgctggggcaggggcaggggcttCCTTCTTAGGTTCCTCCTTTGCTGGGGCAGGGCTGGGGCTGGGGCTTCCTTCTTAGGTTCCTCCTTTGCTGGGGCAGGGGCTGGGGCTTCCTTCTTGGGTTCCTCCTTTGCAGGGGCAGATGCCTCTTCCTTGGCAGGAGCACCCTTTCTTTTTAGGCTCTCCCTTTGcaccctttttcttctgttctttgggGCCTGCTTTTCAGgagcctcttcctttgtttcttccttAGCAGGAGCAGGAGTCTCGACCTTCTCTTTGGCAGGTGCagcatctttcttctcctctttagcAGGGGCTTCTACCTTATCATCTTTGGCAGGAGCTGGTTCGACCTCAATCAACTCGGGTACATCATCATCTGCCTCTTTACTCTCACCAGCAACTGCAGATTTCTTTGCATCTGCAGTTGCAAAATATGAGATGGAGTTTTGGGGAATCAATAAAGGATAATTTAAAATACCAATAAGGGTCTGGTCACTTTGTCTCCAGGCATATAATTTTGATGGTCTATGAACTGATAAGCTATACCATCTTGCAATGCCATagcaatgggattttttttttctgtgaatacaTATTTATCACTACtttaaccacaaaaaataatacagtTCCAATCTTAAACTGTAGCTGTATatgctaatttgtgtgtgtgtgtgtgtgtgtgtgtgtgtgtgtgtgtgtgtgtgtgtgtgtgtgtgtgtgtgtgtgtgtgtgtgtgtgtgtgtaaattcatctTAAAATATCCAATAGCATTACACTAAACAAGTAAAATGCTTCACACAAACTAATCAGTTACTTTAATGACAGGCATTTCTTAGACTTCCTCTCTGGATCATATCACACTAAAAAGACTAATAAATCAACATTCATAAACACTGcccaatacaatacaataaacttTTAATTCCAATATAAAAAAAGCTTCCATGTCACTCACTGTCTTAGATACAAGTAACCTAGAAAGGATTAGGATATAGATGAGGATGGGAATA
This window encodes:
- the LOC119572401 gene encoding skin secretory protein xP2-like isoform X2, whose translation is MKTRFVCKHTCEIYLHPLYCVQRGARVHVHRFHFHTGEYANIASSGSQHTITCFEGQVCISHSREKAKMNREKLARMQQQVRIGGKGSVRRKKKIVHRSSATDDKKLQSSLKKLTVNNISGIEEVNMIKDDGTVIHFNNPKVQASLNANTFAVSGHADNKQITEMLPGILNHLGAEGFNQLKRLASSVNACSVPSGGADDDDDDVPELVEDFEAASKTETDAKKSAVAGESKEADDDVPELIEVEPAPAKDDKVEAPAKEEKKDAAPAKEKVETPAPAKEETKEEAPEKQAPKNRRKRVQRESLKRKGAPAKEEASAPAKEEPKKEAPAPAPAKEEPKKEAPAPALPQQRRNLRRKPLPLPQQRRNLRRKPLPQQRRNLRRKPLPQQRKKPLPQQRRNLRRKPQPLPQPQQRRNPRKKPLPQQRRNPRRKPPPAPAKEEPKKEAAPVSAPAQAPVSAPAQAPAPAPTAQAPAKAPAPAPAPAQAPAPAQQRSPPQAPAPAPAPTQAPAPAPAPAPTQAPAPAPAKVPAPAQAPAPAPAPAAPAPVPAQAPTPAAPAPAPTQAPAPGGQPSKPAKKQKGKGK
- the LOC119572401 gene encoding skin secretory protein xP2-like isoform X1 encodes the protein MKTRFVCKHTCEIYLHPLYCVQRGARVHVHRFHFHTGEYANIASSGSQHTITCFEGQVCISHSREKAKMNREKLARMQQQVRIGGKGSVRRKKKIVHRSSATDDKKLQSSLKKLTVNNISGIEEVNMIKDDGTVIHFNNPKVQASLNANTFAVSGHADNKQITEMLPGILNHLGAEGFNQLKRLASSVNASGSVPSGGADDDDDDVPELVEDFEAASKTETDAKKSAVAGESKEADDDVPELIEVEPAPAKDDKVEAPAKEEKKDAAPAKEKVETPAPAKEETKEEAPEKQAPKNRRKRVQRESLKRKGAPAKEEASAPAKEEPKKEAPAPAPAKEEPKKEAPAPALPQQRRNLRRKPLPLPQQRRNLRRKPLPQQRRNLRRKPLPQQRKKPLPQQRRNLRRKPQPLPQPQQRRNPRKKPLPQQRRNPRRKPPPAPAKEEPKKEAAPVSAPAQAPVSAPAQAPAPAPTAQAPAKAPAPAPAPAQAPAPAQQRSPPQAPAPAPAPTQAPAPAPAPAPTQAPAPAPAKVPAPAQAPAPAPAPAAPAPVPAQAPTPAAPAPAPTQAPAPGGQPSKPAKKQKGKGK
- the LOC119572401 gene encoding skin secretory protein xP2-like isoform X3 translates to MLFCRPPPPAQPLPASIPGSMRQQSAPRPLRPLPPPRPPLASCPPSALPSNKAKMNREKLARMQQQVRIGGKGSVRRKKKIVHRSSATDDKKLQSSLKKLTVNNISGIEEVNMIKDDGTVIHFNNPKVQASLNANTFAVSGHADNKQITEMLPGILNHLGAEGFNQLKRLASSVNASGSVPSGGADDDDDDVPELVEDFEAASKTETDAKKSAVAGESKEADDDVPELIEVEPAPAKDDKVEAPAKEEKKDAAPAKEKVETPAPAKEETKEEAPEKQAPKNRRKRVQRESLKRKGAPAKEEASAPAKEEPKKEAPAPAPAKEEPKKEAPAPALPQQRRNLRRKPLPLPQQRRNLRRKPLPQQRRNLRRKPLPQQRKKPLPQQRRNLRRKPQPLPQPQQRRNPRKKPLPQQRRNPRRKPPPAPAKEEPKKEAAPVSAPAQAPVSAPAQAPAPAPTAQAPAKAPAPAPAPAQAPAPAQQRSPPQAPAPAPAPTQAPAPAPAPAPTQAPAPAPAKVPAPAQAPAPAPAPAAPAPVPAQAPTPAAPAPAPTQAPAPGGQPSKPAKKQKGKGK
- the LOC119572401 gene encoding skin secretory protein xP2-like isoform X5 — its product is MKTRFVCKHTCEIYLHPLYCVQRGARVHVHRFHFHTGEYANIASSGSQHTITCFEGQVCISHSREKAKMNREKLARMQQQVRIGGKGSVRRKKKIVHRSSATDDKKLQSSLKKLTVNNISGIEEVNMIKDDGTVIHFNNPKVQASLNANTFAVSGHADNKQITEMLPGILNHLGAEGFNQLKRLASSVNASGSVPSGGADDDDDDVPELVEDFEAASKTETDAKKSAVAGESKEADDDVPELIEVEPAPAKDDKVEAPAKEEKKDAAPAKEKVETPAPAKEETKEEAPEKQAPKNRRKRVQRESLKRKGAPAKEEASAPAKEEPKKEAPAPAPAKEEPKKEAPAPALPQQRRNLRRKPLPLPQQRRNLRRKPLPQQRRKPQPLPQPQQRRNPRKKPLPQQRRNPRRKPPPAPAKEEPKKEAAPVSAPAQAPVSAPAQAPAPAPTAQAPAKAPAPAPAPAQAPAPAQQRSPPQAPAPAPAPTQAPAPAPAPAPTQAPAPAPAKVPAPAQAPAPAPAPAAPAPVPAQAPTPAAPAPAPTQAPAPGGQPSKPAKKQKGKGK
- the LOC119572401 gene encoding skin secretory protein xP2-like isoform X4; translation: MKTRFVCKHTCEIYLHPLYCVQRGARVHVHRFHFHTGEYANIASSGSQHTITCFEGQVCISHSREKAKMNREKLARMQQQVRIGGKGSVRRKKKIVHRSSATDDKKLQSSLKKLTVNNISGIEEVNMIKDDGTVIHFNNPKVQASLNANTFAVSGHADNKQITEMLPGILNHLGAEGFNQLKRLASSVNASGSVPSGGADDDDDDVPELVEDFEAASKTETDAKKSAVAGESKEADDDVPELIEVEPAPAKDDKVEAPAKEEKKDAAPAKEKVETPAPAKEETKEEAPEKQAPKNRRKRVQRESLKRKGAPAKEEASAPAKEEPKKEAPAPAPAKEEPKKEAPAPALPQQRRNLRRKPLPLPQQRRNLRRKPLPLPQQRRNLRRKPQPLPQPQQRRNPRKKPLPQQRRNPRRKPPPAPAKEEPKKEAAPVSAPAQAPVSAPAQAPAPAPTAQAPAKAPAPAPAPAQAPAPAQQRSPPQAPAPAPAPTQAPAPAPAPAPTQAPAPAPAKVPAPAQAPAPAPAPAAPAPVPAQAPTPAAPAPAPTQAPAPGGQPSKPAKKQKGKGK